In Bradyrhizobium sp. WD16, the genomic stretch CGCCTCGGCGGCGCTGCGCATCTGGGCGCCGAAAGCCAGTGTCCAGCCGGCATGGCCCATGGTGGCCACTTCCTCGACACCGATGCCGCCGATGGTGGTGGGCGTGAATTCATCCGGGATGTGGCCGTCGAGCGAGCCGGCAAGGTCCGGCAGGATCGACGGCTCCAGGCCGAAATCCTCGAAGATGGTGCGCAACTCGTCGATATCGCCCGGCGTCAGGTGCGATCCGGGCAGCACGTTGATGCGATACGGATCGCGCCGCGCCGCCGTCTTCGGCGCCTCGACCAGCACCTCGACCATCCGCGCCACGGTCTTCTCCCAGCCGTCCTGGAAGGCGTCCTTGAAATCGGGGGTCGAGACATAGACCAGCGGAAACTGCGCCAGATGGGGGTGCTTTTCGCGGATCAGCCTGAGATAGCCCTCGACATCGTCGCCCTTGGTCTCGGTGACGCCGGTGGAGCAGATGCCGATGATCTCCGGCTTGGTGCGGTTATAGATGTTGATGATCGCCTGCTCGACATTCTCGTAGCCGCCGAGAACGGTCGCCACCTCGCTCATGGCCGTGGTCTGCAGCGGGATCGCTTCCTTGAAGTGGCGGACGAACAGCACGAGGCCGAACGACGTGCAGCCCTGGGAGCCGTGCAGCAGCGGCATCGAGCCGCGCAGGCCCATGAAGGCGAGCGCGCCGCCGATCGGCTGGCTCATCTTCAGCGGGTTGACCGCGCAGGCCTTCTTGCCGAGAGTGACCGTCGCCATGCCGCCTACTCCGCCGCCTGCTGCAGGACCGGTTCGGCGACCTTCTCGGCGAGGATCTCGCGGACGCGGATGGCGCAGCCTCCGCATCCTCCCGACGCCGCCGTCTGCTGCTTCACGCCCTCGACCGTGGTCAGGCCGTGAGCCGCGATGGCGTCCTCGATGGTGCCGAGATCGACCGACTTGCAGTGACAGATCTTCTTGGCCCGCCGGGCGGCCTCGGCGCGAACCGGATCGGCGGCCAGCGCGGCCGCCTCGGCCTCCATCTGGGCCATGGCCGTGGACTGCCAGTCGGCGCCGGCCCTGGCCCAGGGCGCCGGCTTGCGAACCTCGGCCCAGACCGGATTGAACAGCGCCTTGTCGATCTCGGCGACGAGATTGACCATGCCGACATAGCCCATATAGGCGTGGTGGCGCTCCTGGTTGATGTCGAGCCAGGGCATCGAGGCCTTGAGCGCGACGAACTGCGAGCGGCCGCCGGAGAGCATGATGTCGGCCCGCGCGTCTTTGAGCATTTTGTACATTTCGCGCGGGGTCATATCCTCGATCATGTGGGCATCCTGCCCCATCAGCTCCTTGATCCGCTCCTTGTCCTCCTTGGTGGACTTCTTGACGCTGGTGCCGACCAGTTCCAGGCCGGCCTCCTGCAGCGCGGCGACCACCGACCACGACTTCACGCCGCCGGTGATCAGCAGTACCTTCTTGTTTTTGAAGCGCGGCTTGTAGGGCTCGATAGCCGCCCAGGCGCGGGCCTCCTCGCGGGCGATAAGCGCCTCGGTGCGGTCCATCAATTCGCTCGGCGCGCCGCGCTCGATCAGCATCCGCGCGATCTCGCGCAGCGAATCGCTGGTGTCCTCGATGCCGTAGAACGAGCCCTCGAAGAAAGGAATGCCGTAGCGCTCTTCCATCTTGCGGGCGACATTGATCATGGCCTTGGAGCAGACCATCATCGCCGCCTTGGCGCGGTGGGAATAGGCCACCTCGCGGTAGCGGCCGTCGCCGGAAATGCAGGCGAAAATGCGGATGCCGAGTTCGTCGAGCAGCGGCTTGACCTGCCACAGCTCCCCGGAGAGGTTGTACTCGCCGATGATGTTGAGGTCGTAGGGCGTGGTCTCGTCCGGCTCCTCGGTGCCGATGACGTGCTCGAGCAGCGCTTCGCCGGCGAGCTTGTTGCCGAGATTCTTCGGCCCGACAAAGCCGGGCGAATTGATCGGAATGACCGGCTTGCCGAACTTCTCGCGGGCCGCTTTGCACACCGCGTTGATGTCGTCGCCGGTCATGGCCGGAACGCAGGTCTGGTAGACGAAGACCGCCGGCGGATCGTATTTCTCGATGATTTCCTTGATCGACTTGTAGAGCCGCTTCTCACCGCCGAACACCACGTCGGTCTCGTTGATGTCGGTCGTGAAGCCGGTGCGCCAGATGTTCGAGCCGGAGGACCTGGCGCCGCGGTTGTCCCAGGAGTTGCCCTCGCAGGCGATCGGGCCATGGACCAGATGGGCGACGTCGGTCAACGGCTGCAACGCGATCTTGGCGCCGTCGAAGGCGCAACCGCCGGCCGCTCCGCCCGGCTGGAGCTGCTTGGTACAGCCCTTCTTGCGCTCGGCCTCGGACTTGTTGGCATTCTTGGCGCAGCCGGGTTCGTTGAAGACGCCCTGGATCGTGGCCGCCAGCGAGCTCATTCGTCTCTCCTCTCCACCGGATTTGCGGGGTCTTGCTCATTCCGCCCGCCGAGGTCCCGCCACAAGGCGGGATCCGGCGATCGTCGGTTCATTCCAGGGCGCTATCGCGGCAGATCGGGTCGCGATCGCGCTCTGGCTTACTTATTGCCGGCGCATGATCTGATCGGAAAACCGGCATCCACTTTTCCGGATCATGCTCGTTTGTCGGAGCATGATCTGATCGGAAAACCGGCGTCCACTTTTCCGGATCATGCTCGCACCTCAGCGGATGATGTCGAAGCTGTAGTCGGTCTTCGACGGAATGTTGGTATTGGCGTCGATGGTGTCGAAGATCTTGTCGAGGATCCGCACCAGGACGTTCAGACCGCCCTGATAGCCCCACACCGGATAGCGATGATGATGGTGGCGATCGAAGATCGGGAAGCCGATCCGGATCAGCGGCGTGCCGGTGTCGCGCTCGAGGTACTTGCCGTAGGTGTTGCCGATCAGGAAATCGACCGGCTCGGTGAACAGCAGCGAGCGCATGTGCCAGAGATCCTTGCCGGGATAGACGTGGCAGTTCTTGCCGAAGGGCGAGGAAGCGAACAGTGCCTCGACCTTCTCGGCCCAGCCTTTGGTGCCGTTGGTCGCGAGCACATGGGTCGGCTCGGCACCGACTTCGAGCAGGAAGGCTGCGAGACCGAGGCAGAGATCCGGATCGCCGTAGATCGCGAACTTCTTGCCATGGATGTGGGCGGCGGAATCGGCGACGGCATCCAGCAGGCGGCCGCGCTCCCTGGCGAGCGCCTCGGGAATCTCCTTGCCGGTGATCCGCGACAGCGTCATCAGGAACTCATCGGTGCCGCTGACGCCGATCGGGTGATTGAACGCCGCCACCTCCTGGCCATGGGCCTTGATCAAGGGCAGCGTCTTCTCGGTGCAGTACTGCTGCATCGAGATGGTCGCCTTGGCATGGACGGCATTGGCGGCATCTTCCAGCGTGGTGCCGCCGTCATACATCCGGAACTCGCCGTCGGTCGGGGTATCGAACACCTCGCTGTTGTCGGCGAGGATGGTGTATTCGATCCCCATCAGCTCGAAGATCCGCTTGATCTCGCGGATGTTGCCGACGGTGTAGCCGTCGAAGCCGCCGATGAAGTTCACCTTCTCGTTCGGTTGACGCTCGAGCTTCGGCGCCGTGCCCGCCTTGCCGTCCCAGAAGTGCTCGAGGATTCCCTTGAGCGCATTGTCATAGCCCGTGACATGGCTGCCGACGAAGGCCGGGGTATGGGCGAACGGCACGTCGAAATCTGCCGGCACCGAGCCTTTTTCCTTCGAGGTCTTGATGAAGGCATTGAGGTCGTCGCCGATCACTTCCGCCATGCAGGTGGTCGAGACCGCGATCATCTTCGGCTTGTACATGGAATAGGTGTTGGCCAGGCCGTCGATCATGTTGTTGAGGCCGCCGAACACCGCGGCGTCCTCGGTCATCGACGACGACACGCAGGAGCTCGGCTCCTTGAAGTGCCGCGACAGATGGCTGCGGTAATAGGCGACGCAGCCCTGCGAGCCGTGAACGAAGGGCAGCGTGCCCTCGAAGCCGACCGCCGCGAACACCGCGCCGAGCGGCTGGCAGGCCTTGGCGGGGTTCACGGTCAGCGCCTCGCGGGCGAAATTCTTTTCGCGGTATTCAGGGGTCTTGGCCCATTCGCGAATCCGCTCGACTTCCGCGGGATCGCGGGGGTTTTCGAACATCTTCTTCTTGTTCGCCAGCATCTGCTGGTATTCCGGACCGCGGAAGAGCTCGAAATGGTCGAGCACGTTGTCGGCATTCTGCGTCATGGAAGCACCCTTGATTTTGTCGTGTGTGTCGGTCCTGACCGCCGACCCCGCCGCCAGAGGGCGGGGCCGGCGATCGTGATCATTCCGCAGCGAGCAGCTTCGGCTTGGCGGCGGTCTTCCACGGCGCCTTGGTCTGCTTCCAGACCGGCGAGTTGATCGCCATGTCCATGTCACGGGCGAAGATGGCGAAGCCGTCATAGCCGTGATAGGGGCCGGAATAGTCCCAGGAATGCATCTGCCGGAACGGCACGCCCATCTTCTGGAAGACGTACTTCTCCTTGATGCCCGAGCCGACGAGATCCGGCTGGACCTTTTCGACGAAGCGCTCGAACTCGTAGCCGGTGACGTCGTCGTAGATCAGCGTGCCGTCCTTGACGTAGTGCTGGGCAGTGCGCTGATAGTCGTCGTTGTGGCCGAATTCGTAGCCGGTGCCGACGACTTCCATGCCGAGGTCCTCGTAGGCGCCGATGACGTGGCGCGGACGCAGGCCGCCGACGAACAGCATCACGGTCTTGCCTTCCAGCCGCGGCCGGTACTTGGCGATCACCGCATCCATCAGCGGCTGGTACTTGGCGATGACGCGCTCGGCGCCTTCCTTGATCTTGTCGTCGAAGAAGCCGGCGATCTTGCGCAGCGATTCGGCGATCTTGCTCGGGCCGAAGAAGTTGTATTCGCACCATGGAATACCGTACTTCTCTTCCATGTGGCGCGAGATGTAGTTCATCGAGCGGTAGCAGTGCAGCACGTTGAGCTTGGCCTTGGGTGTCGCCTCGAGCTCGGCGAGACTGCCGTCGCCGGACCACTGGGCGATGACGCGCAGGCCCATCTCCTCGAGCAGGATGCGCGACGACCAGGCGTCGCCACCGATGTTGTAATCGCCGATGATCGCGACGTCGTAGGGCGTCGGCTCGAAGCGCGGCGCGGCGTCGGGCGAGATCTTGTCGAAGATCCAGTCACGTACCGCGTCATTGGCGATGTGGTGGCCGAGCGACTGCGACACGCCGCGGAAGCCTTCGCAACGCACCGGAACGATGGTCTTGCCGTCGTATTCCTTGGACTTGTTCTTCGACACCGCCTCGATGTCGTCGCCGATCAGGCCGATCGGGCATTCCGACTGCACGGTGATGCCGTTGTTGAGCGGAAAGAGCTCCTGGATCTCATCCATGATCTTGGCGAGCTTCTTGTCGCCGCCGAAGACGATGTCCTTCTCCTGGAAGTCGGAGGTGAACTGCATGGTCACGAAGGTGTCGATACCGGTCGTGCCGATGTAGTAGTTGCGGCGCGCCGCCCAGGAATACTGGCCGCAGCCGACCGGGCCGTGGCTGATATGGATCATGTCCTTGATCGGCCCCCAGACCACGCCCTTCGAACCGGCATAGGCGCAGCCACGAATGGTCATGACGCCCGGGATCGACTTCAGGTTCGACTTGACGCCGCAGTCCGACTTGCCGGATTCATGGACGTTGAGGTGCTTGGCGCGGCGTTTGGCGGTCTTTTCCGGATAGACCGACAGCACCTCCTGGATCAGTTCCTTGTTGCGCGCCTTGATCTCGGCGACGCTTTCCGTCTTGGTCAGGCTCATTCGCGTGTCCTCGCTTGATGCAATGGGGAGCCGCCACCCGGCCTATGCCGGGCGGCGGAAGGGCGTCAGGCCGTGGCCAACTCGGCGGCGGTCTTGCCGATCTGAGACTCGTCGATCGCCTTCATGATGCCGTGCTCCATCAGCATGTCCTCGAGCTCGTCCATGGTGATCGGGGTCGGGATGATGCCCTTGCCGGCGTTGACGTGGATCTTCTGCGCCAGCGTGCGGTAGTGGCCGGCCTGGACCGAATCCGGGGCATATTCCAGCACGGTCATGCGGCGCAGCTCGGCGTGCTGCACGATGTTGTCGCGCGGCACGAAGTAGATCAGCTGGGTGCCGAGCTTCTTGGCCAGCGCTTCCGCCAGCTCGAGCTCCTTGTCGGTCTGGCGCTCGTTGCAGACGAGGCCGCCGAGGCGCACGCCGCCGGAATTGGCGTATTTGAGAATGCCCTTGGAGATGTTGTTGGCGGCGTACATCGCCATCATCTCGCCGGACATCACGATGTAGATTTCCTGCGCCTTGTTCTCTCGGATCGGCATCGCGAAGCCGCCGCACACCACGTCGCCGAGCACGTCGTAGGAGACGTAGTCGATGTCCTCATAGGCGCCGTTCTCCTCGAGGAAGTTGATCGAGGTGATGACGCCGCGGCCGGCGCAGCCGACGCCCGGCTCCGGACCGCCCGACTCGACGCAGCGGATGTCGCGGTAACCGATCTTCATCACTTCCTCGATCTCGAGGTCCTCGACGCTGCCGGCGTTGGCGGCCAGGCTGAGGATGGTGTCCTGCGCCTTGGCGTGCAGGATCAGACGGGTCGAGTCCGCCTTGGGATCGCAGCCGACGATCAGGATCCGGTGGCCCATCTCGGCCAGCGCCGCCAGCGTGTTCTGGGAGGTGGTCGACTTGCCGATCCCGCCCTTGCCGTAGAATGCGATTTGTCTCAGTGACGACATGGTGCTCTCCTTGGAAGTCCGTTGTCCGCTCGATTTCGCTAACTCAGGTGTCCGCTCTGATCGCGTCCGCCCCGTCTGCTGCTGGAGCGATCCGACCTCGTCGGCCCTGCGGGATGGATCACCAGCACCGCGTTCGGGCCTTGCAGCCCTGAGGTTTGCAACGACCGTGCCAGCGCTTATGCTTTTTAAAAAACGGTTGAATCGGAAGGAGATAACCAGATCGCCCGGCGGTTGTTGTAAACCCGACATGACGCGGCGGGGGCCGACGCCGGCGACGGCACCTGTCCGGAATTCAACACGCTGCCTGGCGCCGATCGGACAGCCCGCCGGCCATGGGCGGCGCCGTGGTATGTCGCTTGCTTGGCTCCTGGGACAGAGGGCCATGACGACGACAAGGTGACAGCATGCAGAACAATGTCCGGCTGACCGATCTTCGGCTCACGTCAAACGCCCCGGTGCTGTTCGTCGTCGAGGATGACGAGGTCATCCGCTCCGCCCTCACCTTCATCCTGCGCGACCACTATGAGACCCACGCCTATGCGAGCCTCGACCAGCTCGGCGCCGGCGCCGCGAAACACAGCCCCGACCTGATCCTGGTCGGCGACGGATTGGCTGACGGCACGACGCCAAGCCGGCAGGATCTCGCCGATCTGGGGCAGACCAAGCTTCTGCTGCTCGCAAATACGGTCGGCAGACCGTTGACCGGAAACGACTCGGACGACGCTGCCGCGCATTGCGGTCCGTTCGGCCGAAGGGCTGACGGCATCCTGCGCAAGCCGATCACCGTCGACAACGTCCGCGATACGGTGGCCGCGCTGCTGGGCGACGGCCGCGCCTGATACCCTTTCCCCCTCTTCTCCCTCGGAGATCGCCATGGACCTCGTCTTGACCGCCACGCCGCCGACCGAGACGCCGAGCAGCATCGAGGACATCGAGGAGAATTTCTCGCTGCTCGACGACTGGGACGACCGCTACCGCTATGTCATCGAACTCGGTCGCAAGCTGGCGCCGATGACCGAGGCCGACCGCGGCGACGTCAACAAGGTCCAGGGCTGCACCAGCCAGGTCTGGCTGGCCGTACGCACCGAGGGCTCCGGCGAGGCGGCCGTGCTGAGCTTCTCCGGCGACAGCGACGCCCACATCGTGCGCGGTCTTGTCGCCATCCTGCTGGCCATGGTGTCCGGCCGGACCGCGAAGGCGATCCTCGCCGCCGATCCGATCGCGCTGTTCGAGCGCCTCGGCCTGCGCGAGCACCTTACGCCGCAGCGCTCCAACGGCTTCCGCTCCATGGTCGACCGCATCCGGCGGGACGCGGAGGCGGCGGCGCGGTAGCGTGGAGACACCGATCGACAATCTGAACGCCGAAGCGTTTTCTTTGGCCATGGCCGGGCTTGTCCTGGCTTGTCGCGGCCATCCACGTTTTTCTTTGCCGAACTGCCGTCCGGTTGCGGACGCCCGCGACCGGTCTTCGCCGTCGGTTTCGACCCGGCACGATGGTTGGGCACGCCGAAGCTTCTTGGCGAAGGCGGGCAAGAGCGGGCATGACGAAGAACGAATTTCCCCGCCGAGCTCGCGACAGCGGGGATGACCGCTGGGGATTGGACGCGCCGATGGGTCGCGCAGACAGCGGTCCGCGCGCGGCTACAGCGGCGTCATCTCGCGGCCGCGCATGATCACCACGGCGGCGGGGCGCGGAAATTCGACGGTGTAATAGATCTCGCCGAGAAAGCTCCAGCGCTCGCGGATGATGCCGAGATCGTTGCTCTGGACCACGATCTCGCCGACATCCTTGTGAGGATAGATGCCGTCATTGGCCACCGGCCGCAGCGCGCGCACCGTATCGCCCGGCCTGAAATCGCCGTTGAGTTCCTGCTTCGGCGCCGGACAGGGAAATTGCCTTACTTTCCGGCGCTGGACGTCGCGCAGCGCCGGACCGCCGGCGGAATGAAAGCAGATGCATTGCGGCGCGTTCATGCGAGGAACTCCTTGGCCTTGACTACCGCCCGGACGAGTTCGTCCACCTCCTGGCGCGTATTGTAGAGCGCGAAGGATGCGCGACAGGTGGCCGCCGCGCCGAAACGCTCCAGCAGCGGCATCGCGCAATGGGTGCCGGCGCGTACGGCTACGCCGGAACGATCGATGATGGTGGCGAAGTCATGCGGGTGGCCGCCCTCGACCTCGAAGGAGACGATGGCGCCCTTGCCCTTCGCCTTGCCGATGATCCGCAAGGAATTGATCTCGCCGAGCCGCTCATGGGCGTAGGCCACGAGATCGGCCTCGTGCGCCCGGATCCGGCTCTTGCCGATGGAAGCGATATAGTCCAGCGCCGCACCGAGCCCGACCGCCTGGACGATCGCCGGGGTGCCGGCCTCGAAGCGATGCGGCGGCTCGCCGTAAGTGACGCGGTCCTGGCTGACCTCGCGGATCATCTCGCCTCCGCCATTGAACGGCGGCATCGCGGCGAGATGGGCATGCTTGGCGTACAGCGCGCCGATGCCGGTCGGGCCATAGAGCTTGTGACCGGTGATCGCATAGAAATCGCAGTCGAGGTCCTGGACGTCGACGTCGAGATGGACCGCCCCCTGCGCGCCATCGACCAGCACCGGAATGCCGTGGGCATGGGCAATCCGCACCACCTCCTTGACCGGCACCGTCGATCCCAGGACGTTCGACATCTGGGTGATGGCGACGATCCTGGTCCGCGGCGACAGCAGCTTCTCGAACTCGTCGAGCAGGAAGTTGCCCTCATCGTCGACCGGCGCCCATTTGATTACCGCCCCCTGGCGCTCGCGCAGGAAATGCCAGGGCACGATGTTGGCGTGGTGCTCCATGATCGAGAGCACGATCTCGTCGCCCTCGCCGATCCGCTCGCGACCGAAGGTCTGGGCCACCAGGTTGATCGCCTCGGTGGCGCCGCGGGTGAAGACGATCTCGTCGCTGCGCGCCGCATTGAGGAATTTCGCCACCTTGTCGCGGGCGCCCTCATAGGCGTCGGTGGCGGCATTGGCGAGGTAATGCAGGCCGCGGTGGACATTGGCGTATTCGGAGGTATAGGCCGCCGTCATCCGATCGAGGACCGCCATCGGCTTCTGCGCCGACGCGGCGTTGTCGAGATAGACCAGCGGCTTGCCGTGAATGGTCATGCCGAGGATCGGGAAGTCCTCGCGCAGCCGCGCCACATCATAGCCGCCGTCGCTCACCGCCGGATGCATGGCTCAGTGCTCCTTCAGCCACGCCGCAGTAGCATTCGACAGCACCTCGCGCAGTCCGTCATGGGGTAGTGGATCGAGCACTTCGGCGGCAAAGGCCTGGACCAGGAGCGCTCTCGCCTCGCGCTCGGGAATGCCGCGCGCCATCAGATAGAAGGTCAGCTGATCGTCGAGCGGACCAGCCGTCGAGCCGTGACCGCATTGCACGTCGTCAGCGAAGATCACCAGCTCCGGCTTGTGGTCGGCGCGGGCATCGTCCGACAACAGCAGCGCCCGCGACATCATCTTGGCGTCGGTCTGCTGCGCCGCCTGCCGCACCGTGATCCGCCCCTGGAACACCGCGCGGGCCTGATCGTCCAGCACCGACTTGAACGCCTCGCGGCTCTGGCCGCCGGGGGCGGCATGATCGACCGCCAGGGTGGTGTCGGCATGCTGGGTCCCCGACAACAGGCTCACCCCGCGAATGCCGGCCACGGTGCCTTCGCCACCGAGGCGGATGAACTGCTGGTTGCGGATCACCGCCCCGCCGCTGATGAAGCTCAGACTGTTGAACGTCGCCCGCGGCCCGACATGGGCGAGCAGGGTGCCGACGTGCAGCGCCGTGCTGCCCTCGCCGATCACCCGGACATGTTCGACCTCGGCGCCCTCGCCGATCACGAGCTGCAGCGCGGCGTTGACCTGATAGTCGGTCTTGTCGGGCCCCTCGTGGGTCTCGACCAACGTCAGTTTGGCGTCGGCTCCGATCACCGCGAGCGAGCGGGTGAACGACGAAACCGCGCGCTCGCCCGTCGTGACGAAGACGAGGTGGATCGGGCGCTCGATCGCCGCACCCGGCGCCACCGTCAGCACCACGCCGTCGCCGGCGAACGCCGTATTGAGCGCGAGGCTGGCGTCATCCGGCGGAACCACGTCGCCGAGGCGCTGCTCCAGCAAGGGCTCGTCGGCGGCGAGCGCCTCGGCCATGGAGCGGATCGCCAGTCCGGCTTCCAGCCCGGCGAGATCGGAGGCCGCGGCAATGAGGCTGCCGTTGACGATCACCAGCCGGCGAAAGCCGAGCGCGGCGAGCATCTGGCCGCCGAGAGAGGCCATCGCCTCCGGCTTCGCCAGCGGCGCCATCTCCGGCATCAGCTGGCGCAGATCGGTGTATTTCCATCCCTCGAGCTTCCGGCTGGGCAGGCCGGTGCGGCCGAACAGATCGATCGCCGCCTTGCGCTGGGCGGCAACATCGGGCCCGCCCGGCAGCGCCGTGCGCGCGCCGAGATAGGCGGCGGCCAGCGCCAGCTCGGCCTTGGTCTTCATCGGGGACTTGATCGGATGGGCGATGGCATTCATGGCTCACGCCGCCTCGTTCTGGTACTGGGCGTAACCGGTCTTCTCCAGCTCGAGCGCCAGGTCCTTGCCTCCGGTCCGCACGATCTGTCCCGCGGCGAGCACGTGGACGACGTCCGGCACGATGTAGTCGAGCAGGCGCTGGTAATGCGTGATGACGATCATGCCGCGCTCGGCCGAGCGCAGCGCATTGACGCCGTTCGCCACCACCTTGAGCGCGTCGATATCGAGACCGGAATCGGTCTCGTCCAGCACGCAAAGCTTGGGCTGCAGCAGCGCCATCTGCAGCGTCTCGTTGCGCTTCTTCTCGCCGCCCGAGAAGCCGACATTGACCGGCCGGCGCAGCATCTCCGCGTCGATGCCGAGGTCCTTGGCGATGTCGCGCACGCGCTTGAGCAGGTCCGGCGACGACAGCTCCTCCTCGCCGCGCTTCTTGCGCTGGGCGTTGAACGCGGTCCGCAGGAACGTCAGGGTCGCCACCCCGGGGATTTCGATGGGGTACTGGAAGGCCAGGAACACGCCCTTGGCGGCGCGCTCGTCCGGCGCCATGGCGAGCAGATCCTCGCCGTCGAGCAGCACCTCGCCGGCGGTGATCTCGTAGCCGGGCTTGCCGGCCAGCACATGGGACAGGGTCGATTTGCCGGCGCCGTTCGGCCCCATGATGGCGTGGATCTCGCCCTTGTTCACGGTAAGATCGAGGCCCTTGAGGATCTTGCGACCGGCGACTTCGGCCTCGAGGCCCCGGATCTGCAACAGCGGCGTCATGCGACTTCTCCTCGTGATACGCGTTGCGGCCTCAGCCCACGCTTCCTTCCAGCGAGATCGAGATCAGCTTCTGGGCCTCGACCGCGAATTCCATCGGCAGCTGCTGCAGCACGTCCCTGACGAATCCGTTGACCACCAGCGCCACCGCCTCCTCCTGCGACAGCCCGCGCTGGACGCAGTAGAACAGCATGTCCTCGGAGATCTTCGAGGTCGTCGCCTCGTGCTCGAACAGCGCCGAGGCGTTCCTGGCCTCGATGTAGGGCACGGTGTGCGCGCCGCATTCGTCGCCGATCAGCAGCGAATCGCAGGCGGTGAAGTTGCGCGTGCCCCTCGCCTTGCGATGGGCGCTGACGAGGCCGCGATAGGTGTTCTGCGACCTGCCCGCGGCGATGCCCTTGGAGATGATCCGGCTCGTGGTGTTGTTGCCGAGATGGATCATCTTGGTGCCGGAATCGACCTGCTGGTAGCCGTTGGAGATCGCGATCGAGTAGAACTCGCCCCGCGAATTGTCGCCGCGCAGGATGCAGCTGGGATATTTCCAGGTGATCGCCGAGCCGGTCTCGACCTGGGTCCAGGAGATCTTGGAATTGCGGCCGCGGCAGTCGCCGCGCTTGGTGACGAAATTGTAGATGCCGCCCTTGCCCTCGGCGTTGCCGGGGTACCAGTTCTGCACCGTCGAATACTTGATCTCGGCGTCGTCCAGCGCCACCAGCTCGACCACCGCGGCGTGGAGCTGGTTCTCGTCGCGCTGCGGCGCGGTGCAGCCTTCGAGATAGCTCACATAGGAGCCCTTGTCGGCGATGATCAGGGTGCGCTCGAACTGGCCGGTGTTGCGCTCGTTGATGCGGAAATAGGTCGACAGCTCCATCGGGCAGCGCACGCCCTCGGGGACGTAGACGAAGGAGCCGTCGGAGAACACCGCCGAATTGAGCGTGGCGAAGAAGTTGTCGGAGGTCGGCACGACGCTGCCGAGATACTTGCGCACCAGCTCGGGATGCTCGCGCAGCGCTTCCGAGATCGGCATGAAGATGACGCCGGCCTTCTTCAGCTCGGCCTTGAAGGTGGTGGCGACCGAGACCGAATCGAACACCGCGTCGACCGCGATCCTGCGCTCGCCTTCGGGCCGCTCGACCCCGGCCAGCATCTCCTGCTCGCGCAGCGGAATGCCGAGCTTGTCGTAGGTCGCCAGAATCTCCGGATCGACCTCGTCGAGCGAGGCGAGCTTCTTCTGCTTGGGGGCGGAGTAGTAATAGAGATCCTGGTAGTCGATCCTGGGATAATCGACCCGCGCCCAGGTCGGCTCGGTCATGGTCAGCCAGCGGCGATAGGCCTCGAGGCGCCATTCCAGCATCCAGGCCGGCTCGCCCTTCCTGGACGAGATGAAGCGGATGGTGTCTTCGGACAGACCCTTGGGGGCCTTTTCGGATTCGATCGCCGTCTCGAACCCATAGCGATATTGATCGACGTCGATCTGGCGAACCTGTTCGATCGTTTCCTGGACAGCCGCCATGATCTACCCCACCGGTGCGTTCGTTA encodes the following:
- the nifN gene encoding nitrogenase iron-molybdenum cofactor biosynthesis protein NifN, with translation MATVTLGKKACAVNPLKMSQPIGGALAFMGLRGSMPLLHGSQGCTSFGLVLFVRHFKEAIPLQTTAMSEVATVLGGYENVEQAIINIYNRTKPEIIGICSTGVTETKGDDVEGYLRLIREKHPHLAQFPLVYVSTPDFKDAFQDGWEKTVARMVEVLVEAPKTAARRDPYRINVLPGSHLTPGDIDELRTIFEDFGLEPSILPDLAGSLDGHIPDEFTPTTIGGIGVEEVATMGHAGWTLAFGAQMRSAAEAMQRKTGVPYRLFERITGLSPNDELMAFLGEISGRPVPVKYRRQRGQLVDAMLDAHFHLGGRRLAIGAEPDLLFDLSTTLHEVGTKVVAAVTTTHSPVLERVETDDVLIGDLEDLENLAKARDCDLLITHSHGRQAAERLHIPFYRAGMPMFDRLGAGHQLSAGYRGTRDLIFRIANLVMADHEENHQPTPDTWRDGLAAPGHGHAAHVH
- the nifE gene encoding nitrogenase iron-molybdenum cofactor biosynthesis protein NifE → MSSLAATIQGVFNEPGCAKNANKSEAERKKGCTKQLQPGGAAGGCAFDGAKIALQPLTDVAHLVHGPIACEGNSWDNRGARSSGSNIWRTGFTTDINETDVVFGGEKRLYKSIKEIIEKYDPPAVFVYQTCVPAMTGDDINAVCKAAREKFGKPVIPINSPGFVGPKNLGNKLAGEALLEHVIGTEEPDETTPYDLNIIGEYNLSGELWQVKPLLDELGIRIFACISGDGRYREVAYSHRAKAAMMVCSKAMINVARKMEERYGIPFFEGSFYGIEDTSDSLREIARMLIERGAPSELMDRTEALIAREEARAWAAIEPYKPRFKNKKVLLITGGVKSWSVVAALQEAGLELVGTSVKKSTKEDKERIKELMGQDAHMIEDMTPREMYKMLKDARADIMLSGGRSQFVALKASMPWLDINQERHHAYMGYVGMVNLVAEIDKALFNPVWAEVRKPAPWARAGADWQSTAMAQMEAEAAALAADPVRAEAARRAKKICHCKSVDLGTIEDAIAAHGLTTVEGVKQQTAASGGCGGCAIRVREILAEKVAEPVLQQAAE
- the nifK gene encoding nitrogenase molybdenum-iron protein subunit beta produces the protein MTQNADNVLDHFELFRGPEYQQMLANKKKMFENPRDPAEVERIREWAKTPEYREKNFAREALTVNPAKACQPLGAVFAAVGFEGTLPFVHGSQGCVAYYRSHLSRHFKEPSSCVSSSMTEDAAVFGGLNNMIDGLANTYSMYKPKMIAVSTTCMAEVIGDDLNAFIKTSKEKGSVPADFDVPFAHTPAFVGSHVTGYDNALKGILEHFWDGKAGTAPKLERQPNEKVNFIGGFDGYTVGNIREIKRIFELMGIEYTILADNSEVFDTPTDGEFRMYDGGTTLEDAANAVHAKATISMQQYCTEKTLPLIKAHGQEVAAFNHPIGVSGTDEFLMTLSRITGKEIPEALARERGRLLDAVADSAAHIHGKKFAIYGDPDLCLGLAAFLLEVGAEPTHVLATNGTKGWAEKVEALFASSPFGKNCHVYPGKDLWHMRSLLFTEPVDFLIGNTYGKYLERDTGTPLIRIGFPIFDRHHHHRYPVWGYQGGLNVLVRILDKIFDTIDANTNIPSKTDYSFDIIR
- the nifD gene encoding nitrogenase molybdenum-iron protein alpha chain, with translation MSLTKTESVAEIKARNKELIQEVLSVYPEKTAKRRAKHLNVHESGKSDCGVKSNLKSIPGVMTIRGCAYAGSKGVVWGPIKDMIHISHGPVGCGQYSWAARRNYYIGTTGIDTFVTMQFTSDFQEKDIVFGGDKKLAKIMDEIQELFPLNNGITVQSECPIGLIGDDIEAVSKNKSKEYDGKTIVPVRCEGFRGVSQSLGHHIANDAVRDWIFDKISPDAAPRFEPTPYDVAIIGDYNIGGDAWSSRILLEEMGLRVIAQWSGDGSLAELEATPKAKLNVLHCYRSMNYISRHMEEKYGIPWCEYNFFGPSKIAESLRKIAGFFDDKIKEGAERVIAKYQPLMDAVIAKYRPRLEGKTVMLFVGGLRPRHVIGAYEDLGMEVVGTGYEFGHNDDYQRTAQHYVKDGTLIYDDVTGYEFERFVEKVQPDLVGSGIKEKYVFQKMGVPFRQMHSWDYSGPYHGYDGFAIFARDMDMAINSPVWKQTKAPWKTAAKPKLLAAE